The proteins below come from a single Leopardus geoffroyi isolate Oge1 chromosome D3, O.geoffroyi_Oge1_pat1.0, whole genome shotgun sequence genomic window:
- the NARS1 gene encoding asparagine--tRNA ligase, cytoplasmic, with protein sequence MSLEVTGPTAGMVLELYVSDREGNDATGDGTKEKPFKTGLKALMTVGKEPFPTIYIDSQKENERWDVISKSQMKNIKKMWHREQMKSESREKKEAEDNLRREKNLEEAKKITIKNDPSLPEPKCVKIHALEGYRGQRVKVFGWVHRLRRQGKNLMFLVLRDGTGYLQCVLSDDLCQCYNGVVLATESSVAVYGMLNLTPKGKQAPGGHELSCDFWELIGLAPAGGADNLINEESDVDVQLNNRHMMIRGENMSKILKARSVVTRCFRDHFFDRGYHEVTPPTLVQTQVEGGATLFKLDYFGEEAFLTQSSQLYLETCIPALGDVFCIAQSYRAEQSRTRRHLAEYTHVEAECPFLTFEELLNRLEDLVCDVVDRVLKSPAASIVRDLNPNFKPPKRPFKRMNYSDAIVWLKEHDIKKEDGTFYEFGEDIPEAPERLMTDTINEPILLCRFPVEIKSFYMQRCPEDSRLTESVDVLMPNVGEIVGGSMRIWDSEEMLAGYKREGIDPTPYYWYTDQRKYGTCPHGGYGLGLERFLTWILNRYHIRDVCLYPRFVQRCKP encoded by the exons GCTTTGATGACGGTAGGAAAAGAGCCCTTCCCCACCATTTACATAGactcacaaaaagaaaatgag AGGTGGGATGTTATTTCTAAATCACAGatgaagaacattaaaaaaatgtggcataGGGAACAAATGAAGAGTGAATCCCgggaaaagaaagag GCAGAAGACAATTTGCGAAGAGAAAAGAACctggaagaagcaaagaaaattaccatcAAAAACGATCCAAGTCTCCCAGAGCCAAAATGT GTGAAGATTCATGCACTGGAAGGATACAGAGGCCAAAGAGTAAAGGTATTTGGCTGGGTCCACAGGCTGCGTAGGCAAG GAAAGAATTTAATGTTCCTAGTGTTGCGGGATGGTACGGGTTATCTTCAATGTGTCTTGTCGGATGACTTG TGTCAGTGTTACAATGGAGTAGTCTTGGCCACCGAGAGTAGCGTTGCAGTCTATGGGATGCTAAATCTGACCCCAAAGGGCAAGCAG GCTCCCGGTGGCCATGAGCTGAGCTGTGACTTCTGGGAACTGATCGGGTTGGCCCCTGCCGGAGGAGCCGATAACCTGATAAACGAGGAGTCGGATGTTGACGTCCAGCTCAACAACCGACACATGATGATCCGGGGAGAAAACATGTCCAAGATCCTGAAAGCACGTTCCGTGGTCACTAGGTGCTTTCGAGATCACTTCTTTGATAGGGGATACCATGAA GTTACTCCTCCAACGTTAGTGCAAACACAGGTGGAAGGTGGTGCTACGCTCTTCAAGCTGGACTATTTTGGGGAAGAGGCATTTTTGACTCAGTCCTCTCAGTTGTACCTCGAGACCTGCATTCCGGCTCTGGGAGATGTGTTTTGTATTGCACAGTCATACCGGGCAGAACAGTCCAGAACACGAAGGCACCTGGCTGA ATACACACACGTGGAAGCAGAGTGCCCTTTCCTGACCTTTGAGGAGCTCCTGAATCGATTGGAGGACTTGGTTTGTGATGTGGTGGACAGAGTCTTGAAATCACCCGCAGCAAGCATAGTGCGCGACCTCAACCCG AACTTCAAGCCCCCCAAACGGCCTTTTAAGCGAATGAACTATTCAGATGCTATTGTGTGGCTGAAAGAACACGACATAAAGAAAGAAGATGGAACTTTCTATGAATTTGGAGAG GATATCCCAGAAGCTCCTGAGAGACTGATGACGGACACCATTAATGAGCCCATCTTGCTATGTCGATTTCCCGTAGAGATCAAGTCCTTCTACATGCAGCGATGTCCTGAGGATTCCCGCCTTACAGAATCT gtGGATGTGTTGATGCCAAATGTTGGTGAGATTGTGGGAGGCTCAATGCGTATCTGGGATAGTGAAGAAATGCTGGCGGGTTATAAAAGGGAAGGGATTGACCCCACTCCCTACTACTGGTACACAGATCAG agaaaatatgGCACATGTCCTCATGGCGGATATGGCTTGGGCTTGGAACGATTCTTGACCTGGATTCTGAATAGGTATCACATCCGAGACGTATGCTTATACCCACGATTTGTCCAGCGTTGCAAACCATAA